TACTGAAGATACCGTCGGTAACTACCAGGGCACGTTTTCCTTTTCCCACGCTGCGCTCGAGTGCTCCTTCCAGTTCCTCCATGTTGTTGTGGGAATAAATTTCTTTGGCTGCCGGTTTACCGAGCCGGATGGCATTGATGATACAGTTGTGGTTGAGCTCATCACTAATCAGAATGGTTTCCTTTGTAGTCAGGGGATGTATTACTCCCAGGCTTGTGGCATAAGCTGAACTGAAAATCATGCTTTCCTCTCGCGAATGGAACTCCGCGAGTTTTTTTTCCAGCTCTACATGGGGTTTGTAAGTGCCATTGATAAAGCGAACCGCGCCGGGCCCCACACCAAATTCCCGTGCGCCTTCTTCTTCGGCTTCAATCATGTCGCTTCGGAGTGCCAGGCCCAGATAAGCATTTGAGTTCATCCTGAGAAATTTCTTATCACCGTAACCCTCGAGAATATAACGGGGTCCATTGCCATCTTTCGGACTGGTGATGCCGGTGATTACCTTCTCTTTTCCTTTTGCCCTTCCTTCTTTTTCAAGCTGTTTAACGTTGTCATAGAGTACGCCGTTTAATTTATTAAGTGTCATAAAACCTCCTGTAATTCATTTATTATTATTTTTCTACAGATTTATCGATTGATTCTCTCATAAATTTTGCTTGCTAATTTGGACAAGCAAAAACCAAACAGGATGCTTTCAAGGAATTTAATGTGTTTCCGTTTTGGCTTGTCCAAATTAGGTGTTTTCCTTTATTCTTAATGGGAGGGTAAATTTATCAAATTCTTTTCAGAATTGTCAACCTGTTATAAATCACCTTTCAGAATTTTGTTTTATATTATATTAGCATGCAAAATTCTGGAAATAACAAAATATCAATATAATGAAAAAAATACTGGTCATAGGGGCAGCCGGCCAAATAGGCACCGATTTAACGCTTGAATTAAGGAATCGTTTTGGAGCAGAAAATGTTGTTGCTTCGGATATTAAGCTGGGTTCGGAAGAGGTGATGGAAGGGGGCCCGTTTGAAAAGCTCGATGCTATGGACCGCAAAGCCCTTGAAGGGATTTTGGATGCGTATCAGATAACAGAGATTTACCACCTGGCTGCCATCCTTTCCGGGAAAGCGGAAAAGAATCCCAAATGGGCATGGGATCTGAATATGAACAGTCTTTTTAATGTTTTGGATGTATCCAGGGCCAGAGGCATCACGAAAATTTTCTGGCCCAGTTCTATGGGAGCATTCGGTCCCACTACACCGAAATGGGATACACCTCAGATCACTGTGATGGAACCCACTTCAGTATATGGTATCAGTAAACTGGCCGGAGAAAGATGGGTGGAATACTATTATAAAAAATATGGTATGGATATCCGCAGTTTGCGTTATCCCGGCTTGATTAGCTACAAAACCGAAGCAGGAGGAGGAACTACTGATTACGCGGTGGAGATATTCTATCAGGCAATAAAATGCGGCAAATATCAGTGTTTTATCTCTGAAGATCTTGCTCTCCCCATGATGTTCATGGATGATGCCGTAAATGCTACCATTCAGCTTATGGAGGCTCCCGAAGACAATATCAAAGTTCGTTCAAGCTACAATCTCGGAGGCATCAGCTTTACTCCGAAACAACTGGTTGAAGAGATCCGAAAATATATTCCGGAGCTGAAGGTAACTTACAATCCCGATTTCCGACAGGAAATTGCCGAATCATGGCCACG
The DNA window shown above is from Bacteroidales bacterium and carries:
- a CDS encoding NAD-dependent epimerase/dehydratase family protein, yielding MKKILVIGAAGQIGTDLTLELRNRFGAENVVASDIKLGSEEVMEGGPFEKLDAMDRKALEGILDAYQITEIYHLAAILSGKAEKNPKWAWDLNMNSLFNVLDVSRARGITKIFWPSSMGAFGPTTPKWDTPQITVMEPTSVYGISKLAGERWVEYYYKKYGMDIRSLRYPGLISYKTEAGGGTTDYAVEIFYQAIKCGKYQCFISEDLALPMMFMDDAVNATIQLMEAPEDNIKVRSSYNLGGISFTPKQLVEEIRKYIPELKVTYNPDFRQEIAESWPRRISDEAARMDWGWQHEYDLQKMTAVMVEKIREKLGK